One uncultured Fibrobacter sp. DNA segment encodes these proteins:
- a CDS encoding putative quinol monooxygenase gives MSNITVNLRYTGKNGAAKKFAEEMVSSGTVAKIRAEKGNIRYEYFQSLDDPETILLIDAWESQAAIDVHHASPMMKTIAKLRDKYDLKMTVERYTPDNTMPKTDEKFIRK, from the coding sequence ATGAGCAACATTACGGTAAACCTGCGCTATACGGGTAAGAACGGGGCGGCAAAGAAGTTCGCCGAAGAGATGGTTTCTAGCGGAACGGTGGCGAAAATCCGTGCCGAGAAGGGCAACATCCGCTACGAATATTTCCAGTCGCTGGACGATCCCGAAACCATCTTGTTGATTGACGCGTGGGAAAGCCAGGCGGCCATCGACGTGCACCATGCTTCGCCCATGATGAAGACGATTGCGAAGCTCCGCGACAAGTACGACTTGAAAATGACTGTCGAACGCTACACGCCCGACAACACCATGCCCAAGACCGACGAAAAGTTCATCAGGAAGTGA
- a CDS encoding DUF4405 domain-containing protein gives MPISAKIRMPLDIAMTVATLVLMGGNYFFESTAVHEILGVVLLVLWAVHITLNRRFFLSLFKGRYNAFRIVRTIINAGVIVCVLFLMVSGVMLSTHVFAWLGIESGSNFARTAHLLASHWYYVFMSLHIGLHVSLIANRLGLAGAFKSKAALVATRVVAALVAGYGIYAFAIRGLWKYMFLQQPFFFFDTERGYALFFADYIAIVVLFAVTVHYVAKLMKA, from the coding sequence ATGCCTATTTCCGCCAAAATCCGTATGCCGCTTGATATCGCGATGACGGTCGCGACGCTCGTGCTGATGGGCGGCAATTATTTCTTTGAATCGACTGCCGTTCACGAGATTCTGGGCGTGGTGCTGCTTGTTCTGTGGGCGGTGCACATCACGCTGAACCGGCGATTCTTCCTTTCGTTGTTCAAGGGCCGCTACAACGCATTCCGCATCGTGCGGACCATCATTAACGCAGGCGTTATCGTGTGCGTATTGTTCTTGATGGTGAGCGGCGTGATGCTCTCGACCCATGTGTTTGCTTGGCTTGGCATCGAAAGCGGCTCGAATTTTGCCCGTACGGCGCACCTGCTCGCAAGCCACTGGTATTACGTGTTCATGTCGCTCCACATCGGGCTGCATGTGAGTCTGATTGCAAACCGCTTGGGACTTGCGGGCGCTTTCAAGTCAAAGGCGGCACTTGTCGCAACCCGCGTGGTTGCCGCTCTCGTGGCGGGTTACGGAATTTACGCCTTCGCCATTCGCGGGCTTTGGAAATACATGTTCCTGCAGCAGCCGTTTTTCTTCTTTGACACGGAACGCGGCTACGCCCTCTTTTTCGCGGACTATATCGCCATCGTCGTGCTGTTTGCCGTCACGGTGCATTATGTGGCGAAACTCATGAAGGCGTAG
- a CDS encoding flavodoxin gives MAAEKKILVVYYSRADENYTVGNISKGNTEIIAEMIAKKTGGTLLHVEPAKEYPKKYDDCINVAKKELAQDARPAIKPVNVNPEEFDEIYVGYPVWWGEMPMPMFTFFEKYNLKGKTIHPFVTHEGSGLSGVQRLKKVTGANVTPGLAIYGHVAQNERDKAQKEVDKWVK, from the coding sequence ATGGCAGCAGAAAAGAAAATCCTCGTCGTTTACTATTCCCGTGCCGATGAAAACTACACCGTCGGGAACATTTCCAAGGGCAATACTGAAATCATTGCCGAGATGATTGCGAAAAAGACGGGCGGCACGCTTTTGCATGTGGAGCCCGCGAAGGAATACCCCAAGAAATACGACGACTGCATTAACGTGGCCAAGAAGGAACTTGCGCAGGACGCACGCCCGGCCATCAAGCCGGTGAACGTGAACCCCGAAGAATTCGACGAGATTTACGTCGGTTACCCGGTGTGGTGGGGCGAAATGCCCATGCCCATGTTCACTTTCTTCGAGAAGTATAACCTGAAGGGCAAGACGATTCACCCGTTCGTGACCCACGAAGGCAGCGGCCTCTCGGGTGTGCAGCGCCTCAAGAAGGTGACCGGCGCGAATGTGACCCCCGGCCTTGCCATCTACGGACACGTGGCCCAGAACGAACGCGACAAAGCCCAGAAAGAAGTCGACAAGTGGGTGAAGTAG
- a CDS encoding phosphatase PAP2 family protein — MKQSLATFKKILVLVLLAAFASFAHAETPSIDSTTVDSAVTSANVDAAQKLSPLDHLGHNMLLSAFGWPLGFHMLGGALTYKFSMENNDLMVARFAARQDQLVYGIAFTPGMMMGTFFPILVPGYMYFISDNRALNNTGAVAVQATAVAFLYNNILKAISAREHPDAELNSGERSRDFKWGFFRRGVFYGWPSGHSMTNAAMAMSIASYNRDKPLVVAGCALYAGYIATSMVLGAKGEAHWFSDAVAGTLMGASIGWYIGSVFYKEKVGEKLTPPKVTIAPLFYDDTKGAVLSVRI, encoded by the coding sequence CATTTAAAAAGATATTGGTGCTTGTGCTGCTCGCGGCATTTGCAAGTTTCGCTCATGCCGAAACGCCTTCGATTGATTCAACAACCGTGGATTCTGCAGTAACCTCGGCGAATGTCGATGCCGCACAAAAGCTTTCCCCGCTCGACCATCTGGGCCATAACATGTTGCTGAGTGCGTTCGGCTGGCCGCTCGGATTCCACATGCTCGGCGGTGCGCTCACGTACAAGTTCTCAATGGAAAATAACGACCTGATGGTGGCCCGTTTTGCGGCACGTCAGGATCAACTTGTTTACGGCATTGCGTTCACTCCCGGCATGATGATGGGGACATTTTTCCCGATTCTTGTTCCGGGCTACATGTACTTTATCAGCGACAACCGCGCGCTGAACAACACCGGTGCCGTCGCCGTGCAGGCTACCGCCGTGGCTTTCCTCTACAACAACATCCTCAAGGCGATTTCGGCACGCGAGCACCCTGACGCAGAACTCAACAGTGGCGAGCGTTCCCGCGATTTCAAATGGGGATTTTTTAGGCGCGGCGTCTTTTACGGCTGGCCCTCGGGACATTCCATGACCAACGCGGCTATGGCCATGAGCATCGCAAGCTACAACCGCGACAAGCCCCTCGTCGTGGCGGGCTGCGCCCTGTATGCGGGCTATATCGCGACAAGCATGGTGCTCGGCGCAAAAGGGGAGGCCCACTGGTTTTCCGACGCCGTCGCGGGCACCCTGATGGGAGCCTCCATCGGCTGGTACATCGGCAGCGTGTTCTACAAGGAAAAAGTCGGCGAAAAGCTGACCCCGCCCAAGGTTACCATCGCCCCGCTATTTTACGACGACACCAAAGGCGCCGTGCTCAGCGTGAGAATTTAA
- a CDS encoding ATP-binding protein: protein MKIAIQNQRKERDRLLGLPYIPRQTIYDFDELLKSPNIKLLTGPRRVGKSTQALLMLRGKNFAYLNFDDNELLNKWDEQQAEQLLSEIYPNYEYLLLDEVQNIDDWDVWVNKLYRRGVNLVITGSNAKMLSGEMATVLTGRYLEINMLPFSLAEASQFASRLGNAEKIQDDFLKNGGYPETFTQRSITQSYLQTLFDSILYKDIVRRHKIRNATDLNNVAMFLLSNFTGTFSYNDVADDLGLSSVTTTKKFMDYLHEPFLFYYLDRYNNKLKLMKKAPRKVYVVDNGFVASKAFNLSENLGKLLENQVFVELLHRGYDTEKTLFYYHSRNDKETDFVLREGNKVKELIQVCYDMSKEKTIKREVDSIVECAGELGCDNLTIVTWNEERTIEKKGYTIKIVPVGKF, encoded by the coding sequence ATGAAGATAGCCATACAAAACCAGCGCAAGGAACGGGACAGACTTCTCGGTCTGCCGTATATCCCCCGTCAAACCATATACGACTTTGACGAATTGCTGAAAAGCCCAAACATCAAGCTTTTGACGGGGCCGAGGCGTGTCGGAAAATCCACCCAGGCCCTTTTGATGTTGCGAGGCAAGAACTTCGCCTACCTGAATTTTGACGATAACGAACTATTGAACAAGTGGGACGAACAGCAGGCCGAACAGCTGCTCAGCGAAATCTATCCGAATTACGAGTACCTGCTACTGGACGAAGTGCAGAACATTGACGATTGGGATGTCTGGGTAAATAAACTTTATCGACGTGGCGTGAATTTGGTCATAACCGGCAGTAACGCCAAAATGCTTTCTGGCGAAATGGCAACCGTACTAACTGGCCGCTACCTTGAAATCAACATGCTGCCATTTAGCCTTGCCGAAGCATCGCAGTTTGCTAGCCGCTTGGGTAATGCGGAAAAAATACAAGACGACTTCTTGAAAAACGGCGGTTATCCGGAGACTTTTACTCAAAGGTCTATTACCCAGAGTTATTTACAGACCCTTTTCGATTCCATTCTGTACAAGGATATTGTCAGAAGACATAAGATCAGAAACGCAACTGACTTGAACAATGTAGCCATGTTTCTTTTGTCCAATTTCACGGGAACATTTAGCTACAACGACGTGGCCGATGACCTTGGGCTCTCTAGCGTCACCACAACAAAAAAGTTCATGGATTACTTGCACGAGCCGTTTCTGTTTTATTATCTGGACAGGTATAACAACAAACTAAAGTTGATGAAAAAAGCGCCCCGCAAGGTGTATGTGGTTGATAACGGTTTTGTTGCATCGAAGGCTTTCAATTTGAGCGAAAATCTCGGGAAATTGCTGGAAAACCAGGTCTTTGTGGAGTTGCTCCATCGCGGGTATGACACCGAAAAGACTTTGTTCTATTACCATTCCCGAAACGACAAGGAAACCGACTTTGTACTTCGTGAAGGCAACAAGGTCAAGGAACTTATCCAGGTTTGCTACGACATGTCCAAAGAAAAGACTATAAAGCGGGAAGTGGACAGCATCGTCGAATGTGCGGGAGAACTAGGCTGCGACAACCTGACTATTGTGACATGGAACGAGGAAAGGACTATCGAAAAGAAAGGCTACACAATCAAGATTGTGCCTGTGGGTAAGTTTTAA
- a CDS encoding LysR family transcriptional regulator, which produces MFVETYILRLLAGFLEYGTLSAVADKLYTSQPAVSRAFKKLEDEIGAPLFERKKNRIELNEKGRTVAEYAKRIMDLQGEMLEKVSPQGAMRMFSIASVAILPAMRMVQELQEKYPGAQVTYEIIDNESGVLKALNEGTADIGITLRAPRAKKYRAEKYMQERLSIALPKKHPLAKRKSIRLRELKGETIIQRSNVGFWEQVKRKKIPDVTFIKHDSTKGISKLIEQSSLLTFVSDQKFDYEIPKDRKIVPLADREMNVEFFKVKLMK; this is translated from the coding sequence ATGTTTGTCGAGACCTACATTTTACGATTGCTGGCCGGGTTCCTGGAATACGGGACGCTTTCTGCCGTTGCGGACAAGCTCTACACTTCGCAGCCGGCGGTGAGCCGCGCGTTCAAGAAGCTGGAAGACGAAATCGGTGCTCCGCTCTTCGAGCGCAAAAAGAACCGCATCGAGCTGAACGAGAAGGGACGCACGGTCGCCGAATACGCGAAGCGCATCATGGATTTGCAGGGCGAAATGCTGGAAAAGGTAAGCCCGCAGGGGGCCATGCGCATGTTCTCTATCGCGTCGGTGGCCATTCTCCCTGCCATGCGGATGGTGCAGGAACTGCAGGAAAAATACCCCGGCGCGCAGGTCACTTACGAGATTATCGACAACGAGTCGGGCGTGCTGAAGGCGCTGAACGAAGGCACTGCGGACATCGGCATCACGCTTAGGGCCCCACGCGCAAAGAAATACCGCGCCGAAAAATACATGCAGGAGCGGCTCTCGATTGCGCTCCCCAAAAAGCACCCGCTTGCGAAGCGCAAGTCCATCCGGCTCCGGGAACTCAAGGGCGAAACCATCATCCAGCGCAGCAACGTAGGGTTCTGGGAGCAGGTCAAGCGCAAGAAGATTCCCGACGTCACCTTCATCAAACACGACAGCACGAAGGGCATTTCAAAGCTCATCGAGCAGTCTTCGCTGTTGACGTTCGTTTCGGACCAGAAGTTTGATTACGAAATTCCCAAGGACCGCAAGATTGTACCGCTCGCTGACCGCGAAATGAACGTGGAATTTTTCAAGGTGAAGTTAATGAAATAG
- a CDS encoding flavodoxin, with protein MFARILACAFIGLMTVGTFAAAPAPDGFVLIKGGTFNMGSPANEDWRVNDETLHKVKVSDFYLGKYEVTQKLYREVMGENPSSFKGDDLPVENITWLEAARFCNKLSERDGRTPVYAIEGDAVSWNREANGYRLPTEAEWEYAARGGTTTPFYTKKAPGADDVNFYGHYPYQIEQNYFNDEVLETRPGVYRGNTLPVGKFKPNPFGLYDIYGNVGEWCFDFYGDYGVSAGSTSVTVDPAGKPSGTRRVHRGGGWNDFGKNLRSAYRGAMQQSSKSYNVGLRLAMNAGAGVKGTFVTQEAAGFKGEKTQAASNPKSGSRALIVFYSWSGNTRGVAREIKKQTGFDMVELELVKPYSDDYNTVLKQAQNDQHKQARPALKKKPDAKKWADYETIIIGYPNWWASIPMPIATLLESYDFTGKRILPFCSHGGGRFGQSITAIAKLAPNAKIGEGLSVHYSGGSSLSKDVAKWLEKNGVKTK; from the coding sequence ATGTTTGCCAGAATTCTCGCTTGCGCATTTATTGGCCTTATGACGGTAGGAACTTTTGCGGCGGCACCTGCACCCGACGGCTTCGTGCTTATCAAGGGCGGGACTTTCAACATGGGAAGTCCCGCAAACGAGGACTGGCGCGTCAACGACGAGACGCTGCACAAGGTGAAAGTCTCCGATTTTTACTTGGGCAAATACGAGGTGACGCAAAAGCTTTACCGCGAAGTGATGGGCGAAAATCCCTCCAGTTTCAAGGGTGATGACTTGCCCGTCGAAAACATCACGTGGCTCGAAGCGGCTCGTTTTTGCAACAAGTTAAGCGAACGCGACGGACGCACTCCCGTTTACGCTATCGAAGGCGATGCGGTTAGCTGGAATCGTGAGGCGAATGGCTACAGGCTCCCTACCGAAGCGGAATGGGAATACGCGGCCCGAGGCGGCACGACCACGCCATTCTACACAAAGAAGGCTCCCGGTGCAGACGACGTGAATTTTTACGGGCATTATCCGTATCAAATCGAGCAGAACTATTTCAACGACGAGGTTCTGGAAACCCGCCCCGGCGTTTATCGCGGGAACACGCTCCCCGTGGGCAAATTCAAGCCCAATCCCTTCGGGCTTTATGACATTTACGGGAATGTGGGCGAATGGTGCTTTGACTTTTACGGCGATTACGGTGTTTCTGCGGGCTCGACAAGCGTGACGGTTGATCCGGCGGGCAAACCTTCGGGCACAAGGCGCGTGCATCGCGGTGGCGGCTGGAACGATTTCGGCAAGAACCTCCGCAGCGCCTATCGCGGAGCCATGCAGCAATCCAGCAAGAGTTACAATGTGGGGCTCCGGCTTGCTATGAATGCGGGTGCAGGCGTCAAGGGAACATTTGTGACCCAGGAAGCGGCGGGCTTTAAGGGCGAAAAGACGCAAGCGGCGTCGAACCCGAAAAGCGGATCCCGTGCGCTGATTGTTTTCTATTCCTGGAGCGGGAATACCCGTGGTGTCGCCCGCGAAATCAAGAAACAGACCGGTTTCGACATGGTGGAACTTGAACTCGTGAAGCCCTATTCCGACGACTACAACACCGTCTTGAAGCAGGCGCAGAACGACCAGCACAAACAGGCGCGCCCGGCCCTCAAGAAAAAGCCTGACGCAAAGAAGTGGGCCGATTACGAAACGATTATCATCGGTTACCCCAACTGGTGGGCGAGTATCCCGATGCCTATCGCGACTTTGCTCGAAAGTTACGACTTTACGGGCAAGCGGATTCTGCCGTTCTGCTCCCACGGCGGCGGGCGATTTGGCCAGAGCATCACCGCGATAGCGAAACTCGCGCCCAACGCAAAAATCGGCGAAGGCCTTTCGGTACATTACTCCGGCGGTTCGAGCCTCTCGAAAGATGTGGCCAAGTGGCTCGAGAAAAACGGCGTGAAGACGAAATAA
- a CDS encoding carboxymuconolactone decarboxylase family protein — MKLGTIMTMLGMGAVLAACDCCPQGEAKALSQDKELRAVMDNFTQNEVPTTTPLVEKREVELIRLVSLVTQQSGALLQEEVATALAQGLAPEEILEAIYQCAPYTGFPRTVDAVEIARSVFKAKNVKVDENRATVTAQSRLEAGADAQGTLFGQTFRDMAKNGKSGMPTINYFLASNCFGDYYTRKGLDLNTRELLTMAILVNLGTEPQLKAHIGANLKIRTTDYVEQAIYNCLPYCGYPRTLNALRLLKEAVAETKVATVAKNMPGKDWSVFPVGKPNDAYAKYFVGKSYLDMISKEQVGVGNVTFEPACRNNWHIHHAKKGGGQILIATAGRGYYQEWGKPAVELKPGDVVNIPAGVKHWHGAAPDSWFQHLAIEVPGEGGSNEWLEPVSDEDYGKLK; from the coding sequence ATGAAACTAGGGACGATTATGACGATGCTTGGTATGGGTGCGGTGCTTGCCGCGTGTGATTGCTGCCCGCAGGGCGAGGCTAAGGCGCTTTCGCAAGACAAGGAACTGCGTGCCGTGATGGACAACTTCACGCAGAACGAGGTTCCGACGACGACTCCGCTTGTGGAAAAGCGCGAGGTGGAGTTGATTCGCCTGGTGTCGCTTGTGACGCAGCAGTCGGGCGCTCTTTTGCAAGAAGAAGTGGCGACGGCGCTTGCGCAGGGGCTTGCTCCCGAAGAGATTCTCGAGGCGATTTACCAGTGTGCCCCCTACACCGGGTTCCCGCGGACGGTGGATGCGGTTGAAATTGCCCGCAGCGTGTTCAAGGCGAAGAACGTGAAGGTGGACGAAAACCGTGCGACGGTGACGGCGCAGTCCCGCTTGGAGGCGGGTGCCGACGCGCAGGGAACGCTGTTCGGCCAGACTTTCCGCGACATGGCGAAGAACGGCAAGAGCGGTATGCCGACTATCAACTACTTCCTTGCGAGCAACTGCTTTGGCGATTACTACACCCGCAAGGGGCTTGACCTGAATACCCGCGAACTTTTGACGATGGCGATTCTCGTGAACTTGGGAACGGAGCCGCAGCTCAAGGCGCATATCGGCGCGAACCTCAAGATTCGCACGACCGATTACGTGGAACAGGCGATTTACAACTGCTTGCCGTATTGCGGTTACCCGCGCACGCTGAACGCGCTGCGACTGCTCAAGGAAGCGGTGGCTGAGACGAAGGTCGCAACGGTCGCAAAAAACATGCCAGGCAAGGACTGGAGCGTGTTCCCGGTGGGCAAGCCGAACGACGCCTACGCCAAGTATTTCGTGGGCAAGAGCTATCTCGACATGATCAGCAAGGAACAGGTGGGGGTCGGGAATGTGACTTTTGAACCGGCATGTCGCAACAACTGGCATATCCATCATGCAAAGAAGGGCGGTGGGCAGATTCTCATTGCTACAGCGGGCCGCGGCTACTATCAGGAATGGGGCAAGCCGGCGGTGGAATTGAAGCCCGGCGACGTGGTGAATATTCCGGCTGGTGTCAAGCATTGGCATGGGGCTGCTCCGGATTCCTGGTTCCAGCATTTGGCAATCGAAGTTCCCGGCGAAGGCGGAAGCAATGAATGGCTTGAGCCCGTGAGCGACGAAGACTACGGGAAGTTGAAATAA